A part of Gramella sp. MAR_2010_147 genomic DNA contains:
- the murA gene encoding UDP-N-acetylglucosamine 1-carboxyvinyltransferase yields MGTFQIEGGHRLSGEIQPQGAKNEALQILCAVLLTDETVTINNIPDILDVNKLINLLRNLGVKVEHTGKGSYTFKSDELNMNYLNSEQFKVDGGGLRGSIMIVGPMLGRFGKGYIPKPGGDKIGRRRLDTHFEGFMKLGAEFRYNKEERFYGVEAPDGLKGDFMLLEEASVTGTANIVMAAVLAKGTTTIYNAACEPYLQQLCNMLNSMGAKISGVGSNLLTIEGVEKLGGCEHRVLPDMVEIGSWIGLAAMTKSSITIKNVNWGMLGIIPTTFRKLGIKVEKQGDDIYIPAHDDGYEVQSFIDGSIMNISDAPWPGFTPDLLSIILVVATQARGSVLIHQKMFESRLFFVDKLIDMGAKIILCDPHRATVIGHDFKSQLKATTMTSPDIRAGISLLIAALSAKGTSTIHNIEQIDRGYEHIVQRLKGIGAKITRLE; encoded by the coding sequence ATGGGAACTTTTCAAATTGAAGGCGGTCATCGTTTGAGCGGGGAAATTCAACCCCAGGGAGCAAAAAACGAAGCACTGCAAATCTTATGTGCTGTATTGTTAACTGATGAAACAGTTACTATAAATAATATTCCAGATATTCTTGATGTTAATAAACTAATCAATCTATTACGCAATCTGGGAGTTAAAGTTGAGCATACTGGAAAAGGGAGTTATACCTTTAAAAGTGATGAGCTTAATATGAACTATCTAAACAGTGAACAGTTTAAGGTAGACGGTGGAGGTCTTAGAGGTTCCATAATGATCGTAGGGCCTATGCTTGGGAGATTTGGGAAAGGTTATATTCCAAAACCGGGAGGTGATAAAATTGGAAGAAGAAGACTGGATACGCACTTCGAAGGTTTTATGAAATTGGGTGCTGAATTTCGATATAATAAGGAAGAAAGATTTTATGGAGTAGAAGCACCTGATGGATTAAAAGGTGATTTTATGCTTTTGGAAGAAGCTTCTGTAACCGGAACTGCTAATATTGTAATGGCAGCTGTTCTTGCTAAAGGCACTACAACCATTTATAATGCAGCTTGCGAACCATATCTTCAGCAATTATGCAATATGCTGAATTCTATGGGGGCTAAAATAAGCGGAGTAGGTTCTAACTTACTTACTATAGAAGGAGTAGAAAAGCTTGGCGGATGTGAACACAGGGTTCTTCCTGATATGGTTGAAATTGGATCGTGGATAGGTTTGGCTGCGATGACCAAAAGTAGTATTACTATAAAGAATGTAAACTGGGGAATGCTGGGTATTATTCCAACTACCTTCAGAAAGCTTGGAATAAAAGTTGAAAAGCAAGGAGATGATATTTATATCCCTGCACATGATGACGGATATGAGGTTCAAAGTTTTATTGACGGGTCTATTATGAATATAAGTGATGCTCCCTGGCCAGGTTTTACTCCAGATCTTTTAAGTATCATCCTGGTGGTTGCCACACAGGCAAGGGGAAGTGTGCTTATACATCAAAAAATGTTTGAGAGTAGACTGTTCTTTGTAGATAAACTCATAGATATGGGAGCGAAGATCATTCTTTGTGACCCACACAGAGCTACCGTTATTGGTCATGATTTTAAATCTCAGTTAAAAGCTACTACCATGACATCGCCAGATATTAGAGCCGGTATTTCTTTATTAATAGCAGCACTTTCAGCAAAAGGAACTTCTACTATTCATAATATAGAACAAATAGATAGAGGTTACGAGCATATTGTACAGCGTTTAAAAGGTATTGGAGCAAAAATTACAAGATTGGAATGA
- a CDS encoding YqgE/AlgH family protein produces MIALKPTKGHLLVAEPSIIGDVSFNRSVVLLADHSDNGSVGFILNKILDFSLKDLIPEVKGDFKVYNGGPVEQDNLYFIHKIPDLIPDSIEIAHGIYWGGNFEAVMDLIAKELIDDKQIKFFLGYSGWDANQLDEELNSHSWIITANGDNKDLLEKPYNSFWKDKMLELGGEYMLWSNSPENPTYN; encoded by the coding sequence ATGATCGCGTTAAAACCAACCAAGGGCCATCTTTTAGTTGCAGAACCATCTATTATTGGAGATGTCTCTTTTAATCGTTCTGTCGTCCTCCTTGCTGACCATTCTGACAATGGATCGGTTGGATTTATCCTGAATAAAATTCTGGATTTTTCACTTAAAGATCTTATCCCGGAGGTTAAAGGAGATTTCAAAGTATATAACGGCGGACCAGTAGAACAGGATAACTTATACTTTATTCACAAGATCCCGGACCTTATTCCAGACAGTATTGAAATTGCCCATGGAATCTACTGGGGAGGTAATTTTGAAGCCGTAATGGATCTTATTGCTAAAGAGCTAATTGATGATAAACAAATCAAGTTCTTTTTAGGCTACTCCGGTTGGGATGCGAACCAATTGGATGAAGAATTAAATTCTCATTCCTGGATAATCACGGCAAACGGAGACAATAAAGATTTGCTTGAAAAACCTTACAATTCTTTCTGGAAAGATAAAATGCTGGAATTAGGAGGCGAATATATGCTTTGGTCCAATTCACCGGAAAATCCAACCTATAATTAA
- the fmt gene encoding methionyl-tRNA formyltransferase: MRDLRIVFMGTPEFAVKSLEAILDAGYTVVGVITAPDKPAGRGRKLRESAVKSYALSKNLKVLQPTNLKSEEFQNELKELNPNVQVVVAFRMLPKAVWDLPEYGTFNLHASLLPQYRGAAPINWAIINGEEKTGVSTFFLDEKIDTGSIILQEETNIDNNETVESLHDRLMDIGSELVVKTLKYIELDKIETEIQPENEALKEAPKLHKDNTKIDWNTSIDRIYNLIRGLNPYPAAWCYLENTSDELKVKIYDIEKIKQEHHLPNGTITIHDNTIKVAATDGYILIKEIQLPGKRKMLSKALLNGFNFAPDAKMR; encoded by the coding sequence ATGAGAGACCTTAGAATAGTCTTTATGGGAACTCCAGAATTTGCTGTAAAAAGTCTGGAAGCCATCTTAGACGCTGGATATACAGTTGTGGGTGTAATTACTGCTCCTGATAAACCTGCCGGCAGAGGAAGAAAGCTCAGGGAAAGTGCGGTAAAAAGTTATGCTCTTTCTAAAAACCTGAAAGTTTTACAGCCAACCAATTTAAAATCTGAAGAATTTCAGAATGAGCTCAAAGAATTAAACCCTAATGTTCAGGTTGTGGTCGCTTTTAGGATGCTCCCTAAAGCTGTTTGGGATCTTCCAGAATACGGGACATTCAACTTACATGCTTCCCTCCTGCCTCAATACAGAGGTGCTGCGCCTATAAACTGGGCGATTATTAATGGAGAAGAGAAAACAGGAGTTTCTACATTTTTTCTTGACGAGAAAATTGATACCGGTTCCATCATACTTCAGGAGGAAACCAATATAGACAATAATGAAACAGTGGAGTCCCTACACGATCGCTTAATGGATATAGGCTCTGAACTGGTAGTTAAAACACTAAAATATATTGAACTCGATAAAATTGAGACAGAAATTCAACCGGAAAATGAAGCTTTGAAAGAAGCACCAAAACTTCATAAAGACAATACTAAAATAGACTGGAATACTTCCATAGATCGTATCTACAATTTAATACGAGGTCTTAATCCCTATCCTGCTGCCTGGTGCTATCTAGAGAATACTTCAGATGAATTAAAAGTAAAAATCTACGATATTGAAAAGATAAAACAGGAACATCACTTGCCAAATGGAACAATTACAATTCATGATAATACTATTAAGGTAGCTGCAACCGATGGATATATTTTAATCAAGGAAATACAATTGCCAGGCAAAAGAAAGATGCTTTCTAAGGCACTTTTAAATGGTTTTAATTTCGCTCCAGATGCTAAAATGCGCTAA
- a CDS encoding START-like domain-containing protein produces MEEKIKYEMEFPIQASPSLLYQYISTPSGLSEWYADNVNSRGEFFTFIWEGSEEKAKLLSKKSDERIKFKWIDDEDTPYFFELRIQVDDITKDVSLMITDFAEDDEIDEGKMLWENMVSDLKQILGSA; encoded by the coding sequence ATGGAAGAAAAGATAAAATACGAAATGGAGTTTCCTATTCAAGCTTCTCCTTCATTACTTTACCAATATATTTCAACTCCCTCAGGTTTAAGTGAGTGGTATGCCGATAATGTAAATTCCCGAGGGGAATTTTTTACTTTTATATGGGAAGGTAGTGAAGAAAAAGCAAAGCTCTTAAGTAAGAAAAGTGATGAACGTATTAAGTTTAAATGGATTGATGACGAAGACACTCCTTATTTTTTCGAATTACGCATACAGGTAGATGATATAACAAAAGATGTTTCCCTTATGATCACTGATTTTGCCGAGGATGATGAAATTGACGAAGGTAAAATGCTATGGGAGAATATGGTTTCAGATCTTAAACAGATTCTAGGATCAGCCTAG
- a CDS encoding aminotransferase class IV has product MINQDGKLVRTENAKLSVLNRGFAYGDSVFETIRVISGKIMFWEDHYFRLMASMRIMRMEIPSSFSPEFLEKEIQNIIEANDLSTSPARIKFAVYRLQGGYYSPATREIGYVISAEAMESSFYLFNEENYEIELFKDHYVASGLLSTIKSNNRAVNVLGSIYASENGYDNCLLLNEKKSVVEALNGNLFVVKGTTIKTPPLSDGVLNGIIRKQLINILKKTEEYSLEEASVSPFELQKADELFITNVAQGIQPVSKYRKKEFTHTVSKDLLSKLNVKARLG; this is encoded by the coding sequence ATGATCAATCAGGACGGAAAATTAGTCAGAACGGAAAACGCAAAACTATCGGTTTTAAATCGAGGTTTCGCTTATGGTGATTCAGTATTTGAAACAATACGCGTAATTAGCGGTAAGATAATGTTTTGGGAAGACCATTACTTTAGACTTATGGCTTCAATGCGTATCATGAGAATGGAAATACCTTCCAGCTTTTCTCCGGAGTTTTTAGAAAAAGAGATCCAGAATATTATTGAAGCTAATGATCTTTCAACCTCCCCTGCAAGAATCAAATTTGCAGTATATAGACTCCAGGGAGGTTATTATTCACCAGCAACCAGGGAAATTGGCTATGTGATTAGTGCTGAGGCTATGGAAAGTTCTTTTTATTTATTCAATGAGGAAAATTATGAAATAGAACTTTTTAAAGATCATTATGTCGCGAGTGGGTTGCTTTCCACCATTAAATCAAATAATCGGGCTGTCAATGTTCTGGGAAGTATTTATGCCAGTGAGAATGGCTATGACAATTGTCTGCTCTTAAATGAAAAGAAGAGTGTAGTGGAAGCGCTTAATGGAAATCTTTTTGTGGTAAAAGGAACTACTATTAAAACCCCACCATTGAGTGACGGTGTTTTAAATGGTATTATTAGAAAGCAACTTATCAATATTCTTAAGAAAACAGAGGAGTATTCTTTAGAGGAGGCTTCGGTTTCTCCATTTGAATTGCAAAAAGCTGATGAACTTTTTATTACGAATGTAGCACAGGGAATTCAACCGGTAAGCAAATACCGTAAAAAAGAATTCACACACACAGTGTCAAAAGATCTTTTGAGTAAACTTAATGTAAAGGCAAGGTTGGGTTAA
- a CDS encoding lactoylglutathione lyase family protein: MNTKETYPKSFSHIGLTVPDIKAAVRFYSEVMGWYIIMEPSIVKKEKETAIGQMCIDVFGENWEEFEIAHMSTSDGIGIELFSFSHGIKEAPKFNPFNTGLFHFCVQDPNIEDLIEKIVEAGGKQRMPVREYYPNDKPYKMCYVEDPFGIVFEIYTHSYELTYSSGAYSD, translated from the coding sequence ATGAATACAAAAGAAACTTATCCCAAATCATTTTCTCATATAGGGCTTACAGTTCCTGATATTAAAGCAGCGGTGAGGTTTTATTCTGAAGTAATGGGTTGGTATATTATCATGGAACCATCTATTGTAAAGAAAGAAAAAGAAACCGCTATCGGACAGATGTGCATTGATGTTTTTGGGGAAAATTGGGAAGAATTTGAAATTGCCCACATGTCTACATCAGATGGTATTGGAATTGAATTATTTTCATTCTCTCATGGAATTAAAGAAGCCCCCAAATTTAATCCCTTTAATACGGGACTTTTCCATTTTTGTGTCCAGGATCCTAATATTGAAGACTTAATTGAAAAGATTGTCGAAGCCGGAGGTAAACAACGCATGCCTGTAAGAGAATATTACCCAAATGATAAACCTTACAAAATGTGTTATGTGGAAGATCCTTTTGGTATTGTATTCGAAATTTACACCCATAGTTATGAATTGACGTACTCATCAGGTGCTTATTCAGATTAA
- a CDS encoding DUF493 family protein, which yields MSESKNPEEFYAKLKKQLQDTAMWPSEYLYKFIVPTKGDKIDEVEAIFNDMGAVIETKQSKKGTYTSVSINVRMKNPDAVIEKYLEVANKVEGVISL from the coding sequence ATGAGCGAGTCTAAGAATCCGGAAGAGTTTTATGCAAAACTTAAAAAGCAGTTACAGGATACTGCGATGTGGCCATCAGAATATTTGTACAAATTCATTGTTCCTACCAAAGGAGATAAGATTGATGAGGTTGAAGCTATTTTTAATGATATGGGAGCGGTCATAGAGACCAAGCAATCTAAAAAAGGTACTTATACAAGTGTTTCTATAAATGTGAGAATGAAAAATCCCGATGCCGTAATAGAAAAATACCTGGAAGTAGCCAATAAAGTGGAGGGTGTGATTTCCCTCTAA
- a CDS encoding NAD(P)-dependent oxidoreductase, with product MDQIIDHPKKGARTTEKEVIVISGSSGLLGFSLIEKLAQNYRVVGLDRLGPPYPPLQAECVNFDITDERAIDAAMERIRYGYGSKIASVIHLAAYYSFNTKDSPGYQEINVEGTRKFLKQLQDFEVDQFIYASSNLIYKPTEPGRKIHEDCPVEANWGYPESKIITEELVRENNNDIETVFLRIAGVYDHIGHSIPIGQHIKRIYEKELVSHLYSGDINHGNVFVHKEDVLDAILKTVEKRKKLPNEIPINIGEPTTPTYKELQDLLGRLIHGEEWTTYEVPKALAKAGAWTRDLVGDPFIKPWMIDRADDHYELAISRAKKYLDWEPKHRIMDTLPSIIENLKKDPELWYKQNDLKYD from the coding sequence ATGGATCAGATCATAGATCACCCCAAAAAAGGAGCAAGAACTACCGAAAAAGAAGTTATTGTAATCAGCGGGAGTAGCGGATTGCTCGGTTTTTCATTGATTGAAAAGTTAGCTCAAAACTATCGAGTTGTCGGTCTCGATCGTTTAGGCCCACCATATCCTCCGTTACAGGCTGAATGTGTAAACTTTGATATTACAGACGAGCGTGCCATTGATGCAGCAATGGAGCGGATAAGATATGGTTATGGAAGCAAAATAGCATCAGTAATACATCTTGCTGCATATTATAGTTTCAATACCAAAGACAGTCCTGGATATCAGGAGATCAATGTGGAAGGAACCCGAAAATTTTTAAAGCAGTTACAGGATTTTGAAGTAGATCAGTTTATTTATGCAAGTTCTAACCTAATATATAAACCAACCGAACCAGGAAGAAAAATTCATGAAGACTGTCCGGTAGAAGCAAATTGGGGCTATCCCGAATCCAAAATAATTACAGAAGAGCTGGTAAGGGAAAATAATAATGATATTGAAACGGTTTTTTTAAGGATTGCCGGTGTTTATGACCATATAGGACATTCAATACCCATTGGTCAGCATATAAAACGCATCTATGAAAAAGAGCTGGTAAGTCACTTGTATTCAGGAGATATTAATCACGGAAATGTATTCGTTCACAAGGAGGATGTCCTGGATGCTATTTTAAAGACAGTAGAAAAGCGTAAAAAACTACCTAATGAGATCCCTATAAATATTGGTGAGCCTACAACTCCCACCTATAAAGAGTTGCAGGATCTTTTAGGGCGTCTTATCCATGGCGAAGAATGGACAACCTATGAAGTGCCTAAGGCCCTTGCAAAGGCAGGAGCCTGGACACGTGACCTGGTTGGAGATCCGTTTATTAAACCCTGGATGATTGATAGGGCAGATGATCATTACGAACTAGCTATTAGCCGGGCGAAAAAATATCTTGACTGGGAGCCTAAGCACAGGATAATGGATACACTTCCATCGATCATTGAAAATCTTAAGAAAGATCCGGAACTATGGTATAAGCAAAATGACCTTAAATATGACTAA
- a CDS encoding RecQ family ATP-dependent DNA helicase — protein MQQEALKILEKYWGFSEFRTQQYEVIESILKKKDSLTLFPTGGGKSICFQVPALMKEGICVVVSPLISLMEDQVNSLQQKNIKAMAITGGISYSDLDRNLDNCIFGNYKFLYLSPERLQQELVRERLKQMNINLIAVDEAHCISQWGHDFRPAYRSISELRDLLPEVTVAAFTATATKGVVKDICHQLDLKDPVVHQKSFERSNLQYEVIRTEDKYFRLTQILNQESAIIYVRSRNATQEISEFLNKNGITAAAYHGGMKKEDKSRRFEKWLTSKISVMVATTAFGMGIDKPDVRSVIHIDLPESMESYFQEAGRAGRDSKPAKAIILTNAGDIPVLKNQFLNNLASVEDVKLVYRKLNAYFRIAFGEGENMEQDFNFASFCNQYNFNSHKTFNALQLLDRCSILRLSQNYQKKTEIRILLSGTHLDHYLDENPRYANVIRTILRNYGGVFENLITFNMASVSEKSNISEKDCTKIFEELHQKEIIEFHLSKHDASITYLMPREDDATINPVSAFIKEYNNTKKAKIEAVLDFVENDRVCRQVQLLKYFGEEDPKPCDKCSVCNMQDEKLSRDDMNEIYLGILRFLKNGPKSSRDIVANLKYRENSVLKVISLLCEKEVLARTENNKYKILNK, from the coding sequence TTGCAACAAGAAGCTTTAAAAATATTAGAAAAATACTGGGGTTTTTCTGAATTCAGGACGCAACAGTACGAGGTTATAGAATCTATTCTGAAAAAGAAAGATTCACTTACTCTATTCCCCACGGGAGGTGGAAAATCTATTTGTTTCCAGGTTCCCGCATTAATGAAAGAAGGAATATGTGTCGTGGTCTCGCCATTAATTTCTTTAATGGAAGACCAGGTAAATTCACTACAGCAGAAAAACATTAAAGCTATGGCAATTACCGGTGGGATCTCCTATAGTGATCTTGACCGGAATCTCGATAATTGCATCTTTGGGAATTATAAATTTCTTTATTTATCTCCTGAAAGATTACAACAGGAATTAGTTCGCGAACGCTTAAAGCAAATGAACATCAACCTAATAGCTGTTGATGAGGCTCATTGTATATCTCAATGGGGACACGATTTTAGACCTGCATATAGAAGCATTTCTGAACTAAGAGACCTTTTACCGGAAGTTACTGTAGCTGCATTCACTGCAACTGCAACCAAAGGCGTGGTGAAAGATATATGCCATCAGCTTGATCTTAAGGATCCCGTGGTTCACCAAAAATCTTTTGAAAGATCAAATCTTCAATATGAAGTGATTAGAACGGAAGATAAATATTTTCGTCTCACTCAAATTCTGAATCAGGAATCTGCGATCATTTATGTTAGAAGCAGAAATGCCACACAGGAAATTAGCGAATTCTTAAATAAAAACGGAATAACAGCCGCTGCCTACCATGGCGGTATGAAGAAAGAAGATAAATCCAGGAGATTCGAAAAATGGCTAACTAGTAAGATTAGTGTTATGGTTGCCACTACAGCCTTTGGAATGGGTATAGACAAACCTGATGTGAGAAGCGTTATTCATATAGACCTTCCGGAAAGTATGGAGAGTTATTTTCAGGAGGCTGGAAGAGCCGGTAGAGATTCAAAGCCGGCAAAAGCAATTATCCTGACTAATGCCGGTGATATTCCCGTATTAAAAAACCAGTTTTTAAATAACCTTGCATCAGTTGAAGATGTAAAACTTGTTTACCGGAAGTTGAATGCTTATTTCAGAATTGCATTTGGGGAGGGTGAAAATATGGAACAGGACTTCAATTTCGCCAGCTTTTGCAATCAGTATAATTTCAATTCCCACAAGACCTTTAATGCTCTGCAATTACTAGACCGATGCAGTATTTTGAGGCTATCGCAGAATTATCAGAAAAAAACAGAGATTAGAATTTTACTTTCGGGAACTCACCTGGATCATTATCTTGATGAAAATCCCAGATATGCGAATGTTATAAGAACCATTTTGAGAAATTATGGCGGAGTCTTCGAAAATTTGATCACCTTTAATATGGCTTCCGTAAGCGAAAAATCAAATATTTCGGAAAAAGATTGTACCAAAATTTTTGAAGAGTTGCATCAAAAAGAAATTATCGAATTTCATTTGTCTAAACATGACGCCAGCATCACTTATCTAATGCCAAGGGAAGATGATGCAACTATAAACCCTGTTTCAGCTTTTATCAAAGAATACAATAACACTAAAAAGGCCAAAATCGAAGCTGTTCTTGATTTTGTTGAGAATGACCGTGTTTGCAGACAGGTCCAATTATTAAAATATTTTGGAGAGGAAGATCCTAAGCCATGTGATAAATGTTCTGTTTGCAATATGCAAGATGAAAAATTATCCAGGGATGATATGAATGAGATCTATTTAGGCATTCTTCGTTTTCTTAAAAATGGCCCAAAAAGTTCCAGAGATATCGTGGCAAACTTAAAATATCGTGAGAATTCGGTTCTAAAAGTTATAAGCTTACTTTGCGAAAAAGAAGTTTTAGCCCGAACTGAAAATAATAAGTATAAAATATTGAATAAATGA
- a CDS encoding DUF4290 domain-containing protein — protein MTNALEYNSERSKLIIPEYGRHLQKMVEHTVSIEDDQERNKVANSIIAVMGNMNPHLRDVPDFQHKLWDQLFIISDFKLNVDSPFPKPTREMLAERPEMLEYPENNPKYRFYGNNIKRMIDAAKDLEEGDFKEALVLTIANHMKKSYLNWNRDSVDDEVIFNHLNELSNGKINPKNIDEDLSQASDLVRGGGGTKKKYSKSHKKTGRKGGRKRH, from the coding sequence TTGACAAACGCATTAGAATATAACTCTGAAAGGAGTAAACTGATAATTCCTGAATATGGAAGACATCTTCAGAAAATGGTAGAACATACCGTGAGCATAGAAGATGATCAGGAAAGAAATAAGGTTGCTAATTCTATTATCGCAGTGATGGGGAATATGAATCCTCATTTACGCGATGTTCCAGATTTTCAACATAAGCTTTGGGATCAGCTATTTATTATAAGTGATTTTAAACTTAACGTAGACTCACCATTTCCGAAGCCTACAAGAGAAATGCTTGCTGAAAGACCTGAAATGCTTGAATATCCTGAAAACAACCCTAAGTATAGGTTTTACGGAAATAATATCAAGCGAATGATTGATGCGGCTAAAGATCTTGAAGAAGGTGATTTTAAAGAAGCTCTTGTTCTTACCATAGCCAATCATATGAAGAAATCCTATCTGAACTGGAACAGGGATTCGGTAGATGACGAGGTGATCTTTAATCACCTTAATGAACTTAGTAATGGTAAAATAAATCCTAAGAACATTGACGAAGATCTAAGTCAGGCCTCAGATCTTGTAAGAGGAGGAGGGGGAACTAAGAAGAAATACTCTAAGAGTCATAAAAAAACCGGCCGTAAAGGAGGTCGTAAACGCCACTAA
- a CDS encoding ATP-binding protein, which translates to MKNKKIVITGGPGTGKSSIIHKLEEKGKKCLHEISRQVTLEAQQEGIDQLFLEKPLLFSEKLLEGRLNQYIEASEIKSDHIFIDRGLPDVVAYMDYFRTDYPEIFNQTCENNRYDQIFILPPWKEIYTSDNERYESFEEALKISSYLYTTYKRYGYDPIEVPKLSVIERTNFILDKI; encoded by the coding sequence GTGAAAAATAAAAAAATTGTCATCACCGGTGGTCCGGGAACCGGAAAATCATCCATCATCCATAAACTCGAAGAGAAAGGTAAAAAATGTCTTCATGAGATATCCAGGCAGGTCACTCTTGAAGCTCAGCAAGAAGGTATTGATCAGTTATTTTTAGAAAAGCCACTACTATTTAGTGAAAAACTTTTAGAAGGCAGGCTGAATCAGTATATCGAAGCTTCTGAAATAAAATCAGATCATATTTTTATAGATCGTGGTTTACCCGATGTGGTTGCTTATATGGATTATTTCAGGACTGATTATCCCGAAATATTCAATCAAACCTGTGAAAACAATCGCTATGACCAGATTTTTATACTCCCTCCATGGAAAGAGATCTATACTAGCGATAACGAACGTTACGAGAGTTTTGAGGAAGCCTTAAAAATTTCGTCTTATCTTTATACTACCTACAAACGCTATGGTTACGATCCAATTGAAGTTCCCAAATTGAGCGTTATAGAGCGTACAAATTTCATTTTAGATAAGATTTAA
- a CDS encoding HU family DNA-binding protein: protein MNKTDLIDAMAENAGISKAAAKKALESFLENVEKSLKKGDRVSLVGFGSWSVSKRAAREGRNPQTGKTIKIAAKNVVKFKAGADLQKAVN from the coding sequence ATGAACAAAACAGATTTAATCGACGCAATGGCTGAAAACGCTGGAATTTCTAAAGCAGCAGCAAAAAAAGCATTAGAGTCTTTCCTTGAGAACGTTGAAAAGTCTCTTAAAAAAGGAGATAGAGTATCATTAGTAGGATTCGGATCATGGTCTGTATCTAAAAGAGCTGCTCGTGAAGGAAGAAACCCACAAACCGGAAAAACTATTAAGATTGCTGCTAAAAACGTAGTGAAATTTAAGGCCGGAGCAGATTTACAAAAAGCTGTGAACTAA
- a CDS encoding vitamin K epoxide reductase family protein: protein MTKDSHLIPPGWDYNPATWSQRVPIVILAMIGFFIASYLALYQLDILSNVWEPFFGDGSVQILNSKVSNVLPIPDAALGAFGYLVDAVTGIIGGTGRWKKMPWIVIVFGLAVGPLGFVSVMLVVFQPVLFSAWCTLCLCSAVISIAMIGPAMDEMLASLQYMQRVRRSDASTWKAFWGVQSEIEKVN from the coding sequence ATGACTAAAGATTCACACCTTATTCCACCCGGGTGGGATTACAATCCGGCTACCTGGTCTCAGCGAGTTCCTATTGTGATACTTGCTATGATTGGCTTCTTTATCGCAAGTTACCTGGCTCTTTATCAGCTGGATATTCTCAGCAATGTATGGGAGCCTTTTTTCGGTGATGGGAGTGTGCAAATTCTCAATTCAAAAGTTTCAAATGTATTGCCAATTCCTGATGCCGCGCTCGGAGCTTTTGGATATCTTGTAGATGCTGTAACCGGTATTATAGGTGGAACTGGTAGATGGAAGAAAATGCCTTGGATCGTAATAGTTTTTGGGCTGGCCGTAGGACCTTTAGGTTTTGTTAGCGTGATGCTGGTCGTATTTCAGCCGGTTCTGTTCTCAGCCTGGTGTACGCTTTGCCTTTGTTCAGCGGTTATTTCTATTGCAATGATAGGTCCGGCCATGGATGAAATGCTGGCAAGCCTTCAATATATGCAACGTGTGAGAAGATCTGATGCCTCCACCTGGAAAGCGTTTTGGGGAGTACAATCGGAAATTGAAAAAGTAAATTGA